From Geomonas agri, one genomic window encodes:
- a CDS encoding sigma-54-dependent transcriptional regulator — translation MKSKDATLPVVVVDDDQDMLQIYRALLQGHGVGPVLTFDDGDGLLPYLRRNEAALVVLDLALPNVTGRDLLPRLVEEFPHLPVLIITGMAEVGQAVSCMRAGACDYLLKPIDNALFLAAIDRALGPPAEEHRLRWRRMPFPDIVTEDPQMLRLMKRAQAVSHSGQPVLITGETGVGKELFAEAVHRCSGKKGELVTVNVAGLDDAVFSDTLFGHRKGAFTSAQENREGLIRKAAGGTLFLDEIGDLREEAQVKLLRLIQEHEYLPLGSDVAAKTDAGIVVATNRDLKLLLEQGKLREDLYYRLSCHRLHIPPLRERPGDIPLLLEHFVTLASRQMGKKRPWYPLELPRLLQQYHFPGNVRELQAMVYDAVALHEKGPLTVAAFRSNMSVPFGKGLTVEGHEVVTVIFNGFPSIKEAQSHLISEALRMSNGNQGEAASLLGISRQALNNRLRRKSA, via the coding sequence ATGAAAAGCAAGGACGCGACGCTGCCGGTAGTGGTGGTGGACGACGATCAGGACATGCTGCAGATCTACCGGGCACTTTTGCAGGGACACGGTGTCGGGCCGGTGCTGACCTTCGATGACGGCGATGGGCTGCTTCCCTACCTGCGCCGCAACGAAGCGGCCCTGGTGGTCCTGGACCTGGCGCTGCCCAACGTGACCGGCCGCGACCTGTTGCCGCGCCTGGTGGAAGAGTTCCCGCACCTGCCGGTACTGATCATCACCGGCATGGCGGAAGTGGGGCAGGCGGTATCCTGCATGCGCGCCGGTGCCTGCGACTACCTCTTGAAACCGATCGACAACGCGCTCTTCCTCGCGGCAATTGACCGTGCCCTCGGTCCCCCGGCGGAGGAGCACCGGCTGCGCTGGCGGCGCATGCCGTTCCCCGACATCGTCACCGAGGACCCGCAGATGCTGAGGCTCATGAAAAGGGCTCAGGCAGTCTCCCACAGCGGCCAGCCAGTGCTGATCACCGGGGAGACCGGCGTCGGCAAAGAACTGTTCGCCGAGGCAGTACACCGCTGTTCGGGGAAGAAAGGAGAGCTAGTGACGGTGAACGTGGCGGGACTCGACGACGCCGTCTTCTCCGACACCCTCTTCGGCCACCGCAAGGGGGCCTTCACCAGCGCGCAGGAAAACCGCGAGGGGCTGATTAGGAAGGCCGCGGGGGGGACCCTGTTCCTGGACGAGATCGGCGACCTGCGCGAGGAGGCCCAGGTGAAGCTGCTGCGGCTGATCCAGGAACACGAGTACCTGCCGCTGGGGTCAGATGTGGCGGCGAAAACGGACGCCGGTATCGTGGTGGCCACCAACCGGGACCTGAAACTGCTCCTGGAACAGGGAAAGTTGCGCGAAGACCTCTATTACCGGCTCAGTTGCCACCGGCTCCACATCCCGCCGCTCAGGGAGAGGCCGGGGGACATTCCCCTGCTGTTGGAGCATTTCGTGACCCTGGCTTCCCGGCAAATGGGCAAAAAACGCCCCTGGTACCCCTTGGAGCTGCCGCGGTTGTTGCAGCAATACCACTTCCCGGGCAACGTGCGCGAGCTGCAGGCCATGGTCTATGACGCGGTCGCCCTGCACGAGAAGGGTCCGCTTACCGTGGCGGCTTTCCGTTCCAACATGAGCGTCCCCTTCGGCAAAGGGCTCACCGTGGAGGGGCACGAGGTCGTCACCGTCATCTTCAACGGTTTTCCTAGCATAAAGGAAGCGCAATCGCACCTGATCAGCGAGGCGCTGCGGATGTCCAACGGTAACCAGGGCGAGGCCGCGAGTCTGCTAGGAATCTCCAGGCAAGCCCTCAACAACCGGCTCAGGAGGAAATCGGCCTGA
- a CDS encoding MEDS domain-containing protein, which produces MEEEKSAPEIADIGVVNSHDHLCLLYQDETELLNLVLPFIQKGIAIGERCVYLHAAQDRLERLLQSVVEVQKQDTGALVLLPIKQAWLTGGTFKQDRVMELLHNICSGAASEGFSGTRIICDMGWALKDPKSLELLHRFERDLTTFAEEQDTALLCLYNRRLFSPELLLDLARIHPGVVSGGRVCQNPLFISPGLPHRKKAAVCELDVFLAAAQRMTMVEAESGRVKQELEQAYAALARKIYENWQEEDTLRANEQQIHEKDEALLANRRRLQTILQHLPVIMMAFDNGDRLAACNHEFERISGFKSEDVMGKPMLELLQVDGALREDVVSAHPPQGGDYRGREWNLRCKDGSPKLISWSNISRYVPITGWVNWIVGLDMTSRVQAESGLRVLKVELETRSAELVAIGQAVSQDLGTRLERITSDCGRLQKLNKGQLDPPGRELLERISTVACELSGSIAALERMTAVTAGELQPVEVDLSAMASEIAAQLSDQTQHPVDFRIEDGVTVTGDKEMLRLAMEHLLENAWHCTIGVKHPVIRFGTAQVEGERSYYVSDNGPRLSTSLREVAGRSASERGSHGIGLATVQRIMQPASGPHLERGAGREGGDPLLPGLATPYVQRGWS; this is translated from the coding sequence ATGGAAGAAGAGAAAAGCGCACCTGAAATTGCGGACATCGGAGTCGTCAACAGCCACGATCACCTCTGCCTGCTGTACCAGGACGAAACAGAGCTGCTGAACCTGGTGCTCCCCTTTATCCAGAAGGGAATCGCGATAGGGGAGCGCTGTGTCTACCTCCATGCCGCACAGGACAGACTGGAGCGGCTGCTGCAAAGCGTGGTCGAGGTGCAAAAACAGGACACCGGCGCCTTGGTCCTGCTACCGATCAAGCAGGCCTGGCTGACCGGAGGGACCTTTAAGCAGGACAGGGTCATGGAGCTGTTGCACAACATCTGCTCAGGTGCCGCCAGCGAGGGTTTCAGCGGAACGCGGATCATCTGCGACATGGGGTGGGCACTTAAAGATCCCAAGTCGCTGGAGCTGCTGCACCGCTTCGAACGTGACCTGACCACCTTTGCCGAGGAGCAGGACACTGCCCTGCTTTGCCTGTACAATCGGCGCCTGTTCAGTCCGGAACTGCTTCTGGACCTGGCTCGCATCCACCCGGGGGTGGTCAGCGGCGGCAGAGTGTGCCAGAACCCGCTCTTCATTTCGCCGGGGTTGCCCCACCGTAAGAAGGCGGCGGTATGCGAGCTCGACGTCTTCCTCGCCGCCGCCCAGCGCATGACCATGGTGGAGGCGGAAAGTGGACGGGTCAAGCAGGAACTGGAGCAGGCCTACGCGGCCCTCGCTCGCAAGATCTACGAAAACTGGCAGGAAGAGGATACCCTGCGCGCCAACGAGCAGCAGATCCACGAGAAGGACGAGGCGCTCCTGGCCAACCGCAGGCGCCTGCAGACCATCCTGCAGCACCTGCCAGTCATCATGATGGCCTTTGATAATGGCGATCGTCTGGCCGCCTGTAACCACGAATTCGAGCGCATCTCTGGCTTCAAGAGCGAGGACGTGATGGGCAAGCCAATGCTGGAGCTGCTCCAGGTCGACGGAGCACTGCGCGAGGACGTGGTATCGGCGCACCCGCCGCAAGGGGGGGATTACCGGGGGCGGGAATGGAACCTGCGCTGCAAGGACGGCTCCCCCAAGCTCATCTCCTGGTCCAACATCTCGCGCTACGTCCCCATCACCGGCTGGGTGAACTGGATTGTCGGGCTGGACATGACCTCGCGGGTGCAGGCCGAGAGCGGGCTCAGGGTCCTCAAGGTGGAGCTGGAGACGCGCAGCGCGGAACTGGTGGCAATTGGACAGGCGGTGTCCCAGGACCTGGGAACGCGCCTGGAGCGGATTACCAGCGATTGTGGCAGACTGCAAAAGCTCAATAAAGGTCAGCTCGACCCTCCCGGCCGGGAGCTCCTGGAACGCATCAGCACCGTCGCGTGCGAGCTTTCCGGATCCATCGCCGCACTGGAGCGCATGACGGCGGTGACGGCGGGGGAACTGCAGCCGGTGGAGGTGGACCTGAGCGCCATGGCTTCGGAGATTGCTGCTCAGCTCAGCGACCAGACCCAGCACCCGGTCGACTTCCGGATCGAGGACGGGGTCACCGTTACCGGAGACAAGGAGATGCTGCGGTTGGCGATGGAGCATCTGCTGGAAAACGCATGGCACTGCACCATCGGTGTGAAACACCCCGTGATCAGGTTCGGCACCGCGCAGGTCGAGGGAGAGCGCAGTTACTATGTGAGTGACAACGGCCCCCGGTTGAGCACCAGCCTGCGTGAAGTGGCCGGGCGCAGCGCTAGCGAGCGGGGGAGTCACGGTATCGGCTTGGCCACGGTACAGCGCATCATGCAACCTGCATCGGGGCCGCATTTGGAGCGCGGAGCAGGCCGGGAAGGGGGCGACCCTCTACTTCCAGGTCTAGCGACGCCATACGTGCAGAGAGGCTGGTCATGA
- a CDS encoding hydrogenase maturation nickel metallochaperone HypA — protein MCDCGSGSSRAGGPYATGRELVEFVLAAHGGQVACSPLPTALEVSCQECGRDFVLQTFVQGCPSCGGVHAVSPPRANDPTAVQYAGADFGAAA, from the coding sequence ATGTGCGATTGCGGTTCGGGTAGCTCCAGGGCTGGTGGCCCCTACGCTACCGGCAGGGAACTGGTTGAGTTTGTGCTGGCGGCGCACGGTGGGCAGGTGGCGTGTTCGCCGCTGCCGACAGCGCTGGAGGTGAGCTGCCAGGAGTGCGGCAGGGATTTCGTACTGCAGACCTTCGTGCAGGGTTGCCCCTCCTGCGGCGGCGTGCACGCGGTGTCACCGCCTAGGGCGAACGACCCTACGGCGGTGCAGTATGCGGGTGCCGACTTCGGTGCCGCAGCCTGA
- a CDS encoding spermidine synthase: MAVPWKVVQSVTTGDGVLELRQRGERDFLITVNGLVLMNSSLHRSEVALGEVACGHLKDAAAPRVLVGGLGMAITLRAVLDQLPEKASVLVAELNPVVLQWCRGPLAPLTNGAADDPRVEVEIANVADVIRRSAMNNNRFDAIVLDLYTGPHAKTDKIMDPLYGEIAIELSKGALKPGGVFAVWGENYDQGFEKRLRQAGFSVTCDRPGRGGLRHVVFLARLASRPEPGAGQRQKRSPRR, from the coding sequence ATGGCCGTACCCTGGAAAGTAGTGCAAAGCGTGACCACCGGCGACGGGGTCCTGGAACTAAGACAACGAGGCGAGCGGGACTTCCTGATCACCGTGAACGGGCTGGTCCTTATGAACAGCTCGCTGCATCGCTCCGAGGTCGCCCTTGGCGAAGTGGCCTGCGGTCACCTGAAGGATGCGGCGGCGCCGCGGGTGCTGGTGGGGGGGCTGGGGATGGCGATCACCCTGCGGGCGGTGCTGGACCAGTTGCCGGAGAAGGCGAGCGTGCTGGTCGCGGAACTGAACCCGGTGGTGCTGCAGTGGTGCCGCGGACCGCTGGCGCCGTTGACCAACGGGGCGGCCGACGATCCGAGGGTTGAGGTGGAAATCGCCAACGTCGCGGACGTGATCAGGCGCAGCGCCATGAACAACAACCGCTTCGACGCCATCGTGCTCGACCTTTACACCGGGCCGCACGCGAAGACCGACAAAATCATGGACCCGCTCTACGGCGAGATCGCCATCGAGTTGAGCAAGGGGGCCCTGAAGCCCGGCGGCGTCTTCGCCGTCTGGGGCGAGAACTACGACCAGGGCTTCGAAAAGCGCCTGCGCCAGGCCGGCTTCTCGGTCACCTGCGACCGTCCCGGCCGGGGGGGGCTGCGCCACGTAGTCTTCCTGGCTCGCCTGGCGTCCCGCCCGGAGCCCGGGGCCGGGCAGCGCCAGAAGCGCTCACCCCGCCGCTAG
- the rsgA gene encoding ribosome small subunit-dependent GTPase A yields the protein MGNKNQQGKSGAEQGLIVSHFGVAVEVLFGTGERRMVKVKRNSGHVVGDQVTVSGEVLHRLPRRTELSRRDARGGVHLLAANLDVLGVVLAPGTPSGFLDRAIVAARAAGLSPFVVFNKCDLPESTELSDATGRVYGGIVPLFTLSAVTGAGIEPLREFLRQGHRGAFVGTTGVGKSSLMNALCPELNLKVGALSDYNWTGRHTTTVSSLHALPGGGELVDTPGFRDFGLVDIPVPELAAWFPGFEALQDHRCRFNDCRHRQEPGCAVRDEVASGGISEERYQTYLVLLDEVEALEEAAQRRNWKK from the coding sequence ATGGGGAACAAGAATCAGCAGGGGAAGAGCGGGGCCGAACAGGGGCTGATCGTTTCCCACTTCGGGGTGGCCGTCGAGGTGCTTTTCGGGACGGGCGAACGACGCATGGTGAAGGTGAAGCGCAACTCCGGCCACGTCGTCGGGGACCAGGTGACGGTAAGCGGTGAGGTCCTGCACCGGCTGCCCAGGAGGACCGAGTTGAGTCGGCGCGACGCCAGGGGAGGCGTCCACCTTCTCGCCGCCAACCTCGACGTGCTCGGCGTGGTGCTCGCTCCCGGCACACCCTCGGGATTCCTGGACCGCGCCATCGTCGCCGCCCGTGCCGCAGGGCTTTCCCCCTTCGTGGTCTTCAACAAGTGCGACCTCCCGGAATCCACCGAATTGAGTGACGCCACCGGCCGCGTCTATGGCGGCATCGTTCCACTTTTCACCTTGAGTGCCGTCACCGGCGCCGGCATCGAGCCGCTGCGGGAGTTCCTGCGCCAGGGGCACCGGGGTGCCTTCGTCGGCACCACCGGGGTGGGCAAGAGTTCGCTGATGAACGCGCTCTGCCCGGAGCTGAACCTGAAGGTGGGAGCGCTTTCCGACTACAACTGGACTGGTCGGCACACCACTACCGTCTCTTCCCTGCACGCCCTTCCCGGCGGCGGCGAACTGGTCGACACCCCTGGCTTCCGCGATTTCGGGCTGGTGGACATACCCGTCCCCGAGCTCGCCGCCTGGTTCCCCGGCTTCGAGGCGCTGCAGGACCATCGCTGTCGCTTCAACGACTGCCGACATCGCCAGGAGCCGGGATGTGCGGTGCGCGACGAGGTCGCTTCGGGCGGGATCAGCGAGGAGCGGTACCAGACCTACCTGGTACTCCTGGACGAGGTAGAAGCCCTGGAAGAGGCGGCGCAGCGGCGCAACTGGAAAAAATAA
- a CDS encoding GSU0071 family protein: MSKETVDEAIDMYVKERMVRGKEMAITHFLASLYLKEQSEGIIDCMRRVRGLTRYYMDLTKVMLNPFKGPEVAWLFSMVNIAVYACFLLSVDDQRMLGIALLSGTLVNGGYLIHNMTKKWCDMHVMLAIYDEIVQIADHELETLA; the protein is encoded by the coding sequence ATGAGTAAAGAGACAGTGGATGAAGCTATCGACATGTACGTGAAGGAACGGATGGTGAGAGGGAAAGAAATGGCCATTACCCATTTTCTGGCCAGCCTGTACCTCAAGGAACAAAGTGAAGGGATCATCGACTGCATGCGCAGGGTGCGGGGGCTCACCCGCTACTACATGGACCTCACCAAGGTGATGCTCAACCCCTTCAAGGGGCCGGAAGTAGCCTGGCTCTTCTCCATGGTGAACATCGCGGTCTACGCCTGCTTCCTGCTCTCGGTGGACGACCAGCGGATGCTCGGCATCGCGCTCCTCTCCGGGACCCTGGTGAACGGCGGCTACCTGATTCACAACATGACGAAAAAGTGGTGCGACATGCACGTCATGCTGGCCATCTACGACGAGATCGTGCAGATAGCCGACCACGAGCTGGAGACGTTGGCCTGA
- a CDS encoding HAD family hydrolase, giving the protein MDNDISQGILQKRHWVFDLDGTLTIAIHDFAHIRNVLGVPQGSDILGHLEGLPEAEGLRARALLQSIEQELAQRTEPAEGALELLQFLHGRGTRIGVLTRNTRENALTTLAHIGLMNYIGEADVLGRDEARAKPDPDGIHKLACRWGVPAAALVMVGDYAFDLQTGRAAGAGTVHVDPARAFRWPELTDIAVGSLAELAQALQANVSSSWSAICTISS; this is encoded by the coding sequence ATGGACAACGACATCTCACAAGGGATATTGCAGAAACGACACTGGGTTTTCGACCTGGACGGCACGCTGACCATCGCCATCCACGACTTCGCCCACATCAGGAATGTGCTGGGGGTCCCGCAGGGGAGCGACATTCTTGGGCACCTGGAAGGTCTCCCCGAGGCTGAGGGGCTGCGGGCGCGGGCGCTGTTGCAGTCGATCGAGCAGGAACTGGCGCAGCGGACCGAACCGGCCGAAGGGGCACTGGAGCTGCTGCAGTTCCTGCACGGCCGCGGCACCCGCATCGGCGTGCTCACCCGCAATACCAGGGAGAACGCGCTGACCACCCTGGCGCATATCGGGCTCATGAACTACATCGGGGAGGCTGACGTGCTGGGGCGGGACGAAGCCCGGGCCAAGCCTGACCCGGACGGTATCCACAAACTGGCGTGCCGCTGGGGAGTTCCCGCAGCGGCACTGGTGATGGTAGGTGATTACGCCTTCGATCTGCAGACCGGTCGCGCGGCCGGCGCCGGCACCGTTCATGTCGACCCTGCCCGCGCCTTCCGCTGGCCCGAGCTGACCGACATCGCGGTGGGGAGCCTGGCCGAGCTGGCGCAGGCGCTTCAGGCCAACGTCTCCAGCTCGTGGTCGGCTATCTGCACGATCTCGTCGTAG
- a CDS encoding alpha/beta fold hydrolase, giving the protein MNRKAYLATGRMIAMLQGFSKLRVNVHCKEHIPEGSVIFVVNHFTRIETVLLPYHIYRLTRIPVWSLADASLFAGPLGRFLDLMGAVSTRNPDRDRVIVKTLLTGEASWIIFPEGRMVKDKELFRKRLLLPSSGVRPRSGAATLALRTEFYRQRMLRLQGVAPEEVARLQGLFQIPDLGPLKKGKCHIVPVNITYYPLRARENAISRLTELFLREAPQHLKEEVLTEGSMLLSGVDIDIRFGSPIDPSTYLRSREVEADIVSTASYGFDDRLPSINEMKHEANRLMQRYMSSIYDLTTVNHDHLFASLLRAYPYKAIDEDDFRRRVFLLTKVCLHDTACKLHQSLSTDQVPLLTDDRYHKYREFRELALEKGVVVCRDGMLVKDRAKFSAPFEMQRARIDNPIGVIANEVLPLTQLQRDVHLTAWLPVWLVRRKVAQLLERQALEEFDADYREYFREGESKESEVGMPVLLKGESRRLGVVLVHGLLSVPAQMLELAHYLQRKGLWVYLVRLKGHGTSPEDLALRSGSDWVQSVDLGFALMKALCDRVVVGGFSFGGGVALDCASRVGDAAGVFAVCPPQRLLDISSRFAPAVTVWNRVMDVFSYQWAKKEFVDSVPERPELNYSKIPVRALRAMERFMSELEPKLTGIRTPVLVLQAEGDPVVDPRGSQRLFEMLGSEQKSYQRFPLQRHGILAGPGSEDVHAAVGGFLETLSESGAAAEAPVQG; this is encoded by the coding sequence ATGAACCGTAAGGCATACCTCGCCACCGGTCGCATGATCGCGATGCTGCAGGGGTTCTCCAAACTGCGGGTGAACGTCCATTGCAAGGAGCACATCCCGGAAGGATCAGTCATCTTCGTGGTGAACCACTTCACCCGCATCGAGACCGTGCTGCTCCCCTACCACATCTATCGCCTGACCAGGATCCCGGTCTGGTCCCTGGCTGACGCCTCGCTGTTCGCCGGCCCCCTTGGGCGTTTCCTGGACCTGATGGGGGCGGTGTCCACCAGGAACCCGGACCGCGACCGGGTCATCGTGAAGACCCTCTTGACCGGCGAGGCCTCCTGGATCATCTTCCCCGAGGGGCGCATGGTGAAGGACAAGGAGCTGTTCCGCAAGCGACTGTTGCTTCCCTCCAGCGGGGTGCGCCCCCGTTCCGGCGCCGCGACGCTCGCCTTGCGCACCGAGTTTTACCGGCAGAGGATGCTGAGGCTGCAGGGGGTGGCGCCGGAGGAGGTGGCTCGGCTGCAGGGGCTGTTCCAGATCCCCGACCTTGGGCCTCTCAAGAAGGGGAAGTGCCACATTGTCCCGGTGAACATCACCTATTACCCGCTGCGCGCCCGGGAAAACGCGATCAGCAGGCTCACTGAGCTCTTCCTGCGCGAGGCGCCCCAGCACCTGAAGGAGGAGGTCCTCACCGAGGGGAGCATGCTGCTCTCCGGCGTGGACATCGACATCCGCTTCGGTAGCCCCATCGATCCCTCCACCTACCTGAGGAGCCGCGAGGTCGAGGCCGACATCGTCTCCACGGCGAGCTACGGCTTCGATGACCGGCTCCCGTCCATCAACGAGATGAAGCACGAGGCGAACCGCCTCATGCAGCGCTACATGAGCAGCATCTACGACCTCACCACGGTCAACCACGACCATCTCTTCGCCTCCCTCCTGCGCGCCTATCCCTACAAGGCTATCGACGAGGACGATTTCCGGCGCAGGGTGTTCCTGCTGACCAAGGTCTGCCTGCACGATACCGCCTGCAAGCTGCACCAGAGCCTCAGCACTGACCAGGTCCCGCTTCTGACCGACGACCGCTATCACAAGTACCGGGAGTTCCGCGAACTGGCGCTGGAGAAAGGGGTGGTGGTGTGCAGGGACGGCATGCTGGTGAAGGACCGGGCCAAGTTCTCGGCCCCCTTCGAGATGCAGCGCGCCCGGATCGACAACCCCATCGGCGTCATCGCCAACGAGGTGCTCCCGCTCACCCAGTTGCAGCGCGATGTGCACCTGACCGCCTGGCTGCCGGTCTGGCTGGTGCGCAGGAAGGTGGCGCAGCTCCTTGAGCGCCAGGCCCTTGAGGAGTTCGACGCCGACTACCGCGAGTACTTCCGGGAGGGGGAAAGCAAGGAGAGCGAGGTGGGGATGCCCGTGCTGCTCAAGGGTGAATCGCGCCGCCTGGGCGTGGTGCTGGTGCACGGGCTCCTCTCGGTGCCAGCGCAGATGCTGGAGCTCGCGCACTATCTGCAGCGGAAGGGGCTCTGGGTCTACTTGGTGCGCCTGAAAGGGCACGGCACTTCCCCCGAGGACCTTGCCCTTCGCAGCGGCAGCGACTGGGTGCAATCGGTGGACCTGGGCTTTGCCCTGATGAAGGCGCTGTGCGACCGGGTGGTGGTGGGAGGCTTTTCCTTCGGCGGCGGCGTGGCGCTCGACTGCGCCAGCCGGGTGGGGGACGCGGCGGGGGTGTTCGCCGTCTGCCCGCCGCAGCGGCTTCTGGACATCTCCTCCCGCTTTGCACCGGCGGTCACGGTCTGGAACCGGGTCATGGACGTTTTCAGCTACCAGTGGGCCAAGAAGGAGTTCGTGGACAGCGTGCCGGAGCGCCCGGAATTGAACTACAGCAAGATTCCGGTGCGCGCGCTGCGCGCCATGGAGCGCTTCATGAGCGAACTGGAGCCCAAGCTGACCGGGATCCGGACGCCGGTCCTGGTGCTGCAGGCCGAGGGGGACCCGGTGGTCGACCCGCGCGGCTCGCAGCGGCTCTTCGAGATGCTGGGGAGCGAGCAGAAGAGCTACCAGAGGTTTCCGCTCCAGCGCCACGGCATCCTGGCCGGCCCGGGGTCCGAGGACGTCCACGCCGCGGTGGGGGGCTTCCTGGAAACCCTGTCCGAAAGCGGCGCGGCGGCAGAGGCCCCAGTGCAGGGATAG
- a CDS encoding glycerophosphodiester phosphodiesterase, producing the protein MPSTPLIIGHRGASRDAPENTLASFRLAFAQGADGIEADFRLTRDGSIVCLHDSGTSRTTGGELQVAESTLAELQRLDAGSWKGDPWQGEAIPTLAQVLQLLPAGKRLFIELKCGAEIIEPLAADLSRSGVAAAQIRFLAFDHLLVAALRERLPAYRACWLCDYRWRGGWHPSAGEVLTRLAEIGADGLASRDRAILDAALVGELRARGLEIHVWTVDSARGAARLVDLGVDSIMTNRPGWLRRALELPRERA; encoded by the coding sequence ATGCCCAGCACCCCGCTCATCATCGGCCACCGCGGCGCCTCCCGTGACGCTCCTGAAAACACCCTCGCCTCGTTCCGGCTAGCCTTCGCGCAAGGGGCGGACGGTATCGAGGCCGACTTCCGGCTCACTCGCGACGGCAGCATCGTCTGCCTGCATGACTCCGGCACCTCCCGCACCACGGGGGGGGAGCTCCAGGTCGCCGAGTCCACCCTGGCCGAGTTGCAGCGCCTGGACGCCGGGAGCTGGAAGGGGGACCCGTGGCAGGGCGAGGCCATCCCGACCCTGGCCCAGGTGCTCCAACTGCTCCCCGCCGGCAAGCGGCTGTTCATCGAACTCAAGTGCGGCGCCGAGATCATCGAGCCCCTGGCCGCCGACCTTTCCCGCAGCGGCGTCGCCGCGGCGCAGATCCGCTTTCTCGCCTTCGACCACCTGCTGGTGGCCGCGCTCAGGGAGCGCCTCCCGGCATACCGCGCCTGCTGGCTGTGCGACTACCGCTGGCGCGGCGGCTGGCACCCTTCCGCCGGTGAGGTCCTGACGCGCCTGGCCGAGATCGGCGCCGACGGGCTGGCCAGCCGTGATCGCGCCATCCTCGATGCCGCCCTGGTCGGTGAGCTGCGGGCACGCGGGCTGGAGATCCACGTCTGGACCGTCGATTCGGCGCGGGGCGCGGCACGGCTTGTCGACCTCGGCGTCGACTCTATCATGACCAACCGCCCGGGATGGCTGCGCCGCGCCCTGGAGCTTCCCCGGGAGAGAGCATGA
- a CDS encoding phosphate acyltransferase produces MKIGPNLRAVVAAKGVPMDEVREALGWDRETLDRVLADQLSPGISELLRLATFLGVGISRLLGGDQESRQRAVKTGKDERVGVDRRNALHYESLAQAFAGRHLEPFVVELYRDPACEPDLSRHPGEEFLFVLSGELQVTVDGEPFHLEAGDSLYFDSLLPHVLTALSDSCRLVAVLYKGESMLQLTKGHGMKSLIEAARLAPRQKVVLVCPDAGSLKAVNKGIEEGILESVFLVGDPERVRHSCADLMIFEKQYHFVPVSDCADHEREAARAGVELVATRQGDLLMKGGINTAILMKAVLAKETGIGTGRRLSNVSIFELPGVERLIFLTDPAINPELFAHQDAASAIDIIDNAIQVARALGVERPKVALLEANEVPSANIPTTMLEQELSQRHWPQADVYGPLSYDLALYPDSVRKKGLTGNPVAGQADIIVVPHISGGNFLYKSWVFTMGAEVANVVLGARAPIILTSRSDSDLTKFLTICASSLYGHYLRREG; encoded by the coding sequence ATGAAGATCGGGCCTAATCTGAGGGCGGTGGTAGCGGCCAAGGGCGTGCCGATGGACGAGGTGCGCGAGGCGCTGGGGTGGGACCGGGAGACCCTGGACCGGGTACTGGCCGACCAGCTGTCCCCCGGCATCTCCGAACTGCTGCGGCTTGCCACCTTCCTGGGCGTTGGCATCTCGCGCCTTCTGGGAGGGGACCAGGAGTCACGGCAACGGGCAGTCAAGACCGGTAAGGACGAGCGGGTCGGCGTGGACCGGCGTAACGCCCTGCACTACGAGAGCCTGGCCCAGGCCTTCGCCGGCCGGCACCTGGAGCCCTTCGTGGTGGAGCTGTACCGCGACCCGGCCTGCGAGCCGGACCTGAGCCGCCACCCCGGTGAGGAGTTCCTGTTCGTCCTCTCCGGCGAGCTGCAGGTCACCGTGGACGGCGAACCGTTCCACCTCGAGGCCGGCGATTCCCTCTATTTCGATTCCCTCCTGCCCCACGTGCTCACCGCGCTCAGCGACTCCTGTCGGCTGGTCGCCGTGCTCTACAAGGGCGAGTCCATGCTGCAGCTCACCAAGGGGCACGGCATGAAGAGCCTGATCGAGGCGGCGCGACTGGCCCCGCGCCAGAAGGTGGTCCTGGTCTGCCCGGACGCAGGCTCCCTCAAGGCGGTGAACAAGGGGATCGAGGAAGGAATCCTGGAGTCGGTCTTCCTGGTGGGGGACCCGGAGCGGGTGCGGCACTCCTGCGCCGACCTCATGATCTTCGAGAAGCAGTACCACTTCGTCCCGGTGTCTGACTGTGCCGACCACGAGCGGGAGGCGGCACGCGCCGGCGTGGAGCTGGTGGCGACCCGGCAGGGCGATCTCCTCATGAAGGGGGGGATCAACACCGCCATCCTGATGAAGGCGGTCCTCGCCAAGGAGACCGGCATCGGTACCGGCAGAAGGCTCTCCAACGTGAGCATCTTCGAGCTCCCCGGCGTGGAGCGGCTCATCTTCCTGACCGACCCCGCCATCAACCCCGAACTCTTCGCACACCAGGACGCCGCTTCCGCCATCGACATCATCGACAACGCCATCCAGGTGGCGCGCGCCCTGGGCGTCGAGCGCCCCAAGGTGGCGTTGCTGGAGGCGAACGAAGTCCCCTCCGCCAATATCCCCACCACCATGCTGGAACAGGAACTTTCCCAGCGCCACTGGCCGCAGGCCGATGTCTACGGCCCGCTCTCCTACGACCTAGCCCTCTATCCCGATTCGGTCCGCAAGAAGGGGCTCACCGGCAACCCGGTGGCCGGCCAGGCCGACATCATCGTGGTGCCGCACATCTCCGGGGGAAACTTCCTCTACAAGAGCTGGGTGTTCACCATGGGTGCCGAGGTGGCCAACGTGGTGCTGGGCGCCCGCGCTCCCATCATCCTCACCTCGAGGAGCGACAGCGACCTCACCAAGTTTCTCACCATCTGCGCCAGCTCCCTCTATGGCCATTACCTGCGGCGTGAGGGGTGA